One Candidatus Woesearchaeota archaeon DNA window includes the following coding sequences:
- a CDS encoding RsmB/NOP family class I SAM-dependent RNA methyltransferase has translation MAEDRTKSNPLAKKFEWKEKFIKRYEKLTDFETFKDFSTRYPRKSIRVNTIKADVEATKHSIEQKGFTLTPVPWCKEAFWIEGERRDYGNLLEHALGHIYIQDAASMIPPIVLNPQPHERVLDMCAAPGSKTTQIAAMMNNTGIVIANDSDSSRLAALGINVQRSGLKNVMITNMKGHLFAKTNLLFDKILLDAPCSGTGTIRKSLRTIQSWNPGVVKKICSIQKNLLVTAWNLLKPGGVLVYSTCTLEPEENEQVVDFALKKFEDCSVIPFEINLKRSAPIMEFEGKTFHPDVQHTLRIWPQDNDTEGFYVAKLQKNVDRQHK, from the coding sequence ATGGCTGAAGATCGAACAAAATCAAATCCTCTTGCAAAAAAATTTGAATGGAAAGAAAAATTCATCAAAAGGTATGAAAAGCTCACAGATTTTGAAACTTTCAAAGACTTCTCAACACGGTACCCGAGAAAATCAATTCGAGTAAACACCATTAAAGCAGATGTTGAGGCGACTAAACATTCAATTGAACAAAAAGGGTTTACACTTACACCAGTTCCCTGGTGCAAGGAAGCATTTTGGATTGAAGGAGAACGACGCGATTATGGTAACTTACTCGAACACGCGCTTGGTCACATTTACATTCAAGATGCTGCATCAATGATTCCGCCAATTGTTCTCAACCCACAACCACACGAGAGAGTTCTTGATATGTGTGCAGCACCAGGCTCAAAAACAACGCAGATTGCAGCAATGATGAACAACACGGGCATAGTCATTGCAAACGACTCGGATAGTTCGCGCCTTGCAGCCCTTGGAATCAACGTCCAACGATCCGGGCTTAAGAATGTGATGATCACTAACATGAAAGGGCATCTTTTTGCAAAAACAAATCTTCTCTTTGATAAAATCCTGCTTGACGCTCCATGTTCAGGCACAGGAACCATAAGAAAATCCTTGAGAACAATTCAAAGCTGGAATCCTGGAGTTGTTAAGAAAATCTGTTCAATTCAAAAAAACCTCCTCGTAACTGCATGGAACTTGCTTAAACCCGGAGGAGTGTTAGTGTATTCTACCTGTACACTTGAACCCGAAGAAAATGAGCAAGTAGTAGACTTCGCACTCAAAAAATTTGAGGATTGCTCGGTAATTCCCTTTGAAATTAATCTTAAGAGATCTGCGCCCATCATGGAGTTTGAAGGTAAGACGTTTCATCCGGACGTACAGCACACACTTCGCATCTGGCCTCAAGACAATGATACTGAGGGATTCTATGTTGCAAAACTGCAAAAAAACGTTGATCGCCAACATAAGTAA
- a CDS encoding class I SAM-dependent methyltransferase, translating to MDPTYQKRFKMDALQRIQRAVSSWEEEQKKRGRRRYWDTAVGIYGPTYVDLVFRFMRQLPIGKKAKFVDLGSGDGRVVLVASLFCSATGIEYDQELVEVSKRLAQEAQVDCTFIQGNMLDMDLSEYDILFINPDQEFSKGLEEKLLSQMKPHQQLWVHNNIFRPQKLKKGRTIWIDQMPITQFTIPLEKSLKSSLESTKSHE from the coding sequence ATGGACCCTACGTATCAAAAGCGCTTTAAAATGGACGCATTACAACGTATTCAACGAGCAGTTTCTTCGTGGGAAGAAGAACAGAAAAAAAGGGGCAGACGTCGTTACTGGGATACTGCAGTTGGTATTTATGGCCCTACTTATGTTGATCTAGTCTTTCGTTTTATGAGGCAGCTTCCCATAGGGAAAAAAGCAAAATTCGTTGATTTGGGTTCAGGGGATGGTAGAGTTGTTCTCGTCGCATCTCTTTTTTGCAGCGCAACAGGAATAGAATATGATCAAGAACTTGTTGAAGTATCAAAAAGGCTAGCACAAGAAGCACAAGTGGACTGCACATTTATTCAAGGAAACATGCTTGATATGGATTTGAGCGAGTACGATATTCTCTTCATCAACCCCGATCAGGAATTTAGCAAAGGTCTTGAAGAAAAACTCCTCTCACAGATGAAACCACACCAACAGCTCTGGGTTCATAATAACATTTTTAGACCCCAAAAGCTCAAAAAGGGAAGAACTATTTGGATAGACCAGATGCCCATCACTCAGTTCACAATACCTCTTGAAAAATCTCTTAAAAGCTCTCTTGAATCAACTAAATCTCATGAATAA
- a CDS encoding PglZ domain-containing protein has protein sequence MKTRKLLIIQIDALSYPRLLDAMQKGYLPFLSNYVKKNILTEYNCSLPSSTPCVQSGLLYADEEIPGFFFVDKKKKRFHSFYSTTSAKEISGAFKNVGILKGGSAYSVIFSGDAHKTLFVLGHGNTPTKMSARDAVFYSFINPLILLRMLFRISTQWLLEIVEFTYYGGLRVFSKQYYTPFRPDYWFRRLFFNAFANTVSATAVRRDIKRGVPRIYINFNNFDDMSHIRGPSTKAAYRTLKTIDAQIKRIIKQVLEQGQEYDVYIYSDHGMMDSVAFTYKYGLSLTEFLETLLDARGVEVSKYSEKQISIRRAVWAFLSGGAKALLSPVWGVIKPFWIYFRPDAPTRKIRGKDFVIAESSNVAQVYFLKDSRRLERSDFKKINEKLIQNILSHPGIGIILVKDKKTYKAYSKEGTTTLPRNASWMKRFNTTGQDLLNFAKRKLAGDLIIFGNIIDGKCIAFEDQAGVHGGVGADQQRPFIISPRPLPPIRRSSDLYAVFSPYLPKKEYVLTPKYKKA, from the coding sequence ATGAAGACAAGAAAACTTCTCATTATACAAATTGATGCACTAAGTTACCCTCGGCTTCTTGACGCTATGCAAAAAGGCTATCTGCCTTTTCTTTCAAACTACGTTAAAAAAAACATCCTTACGGAGTATAACTGTTCTTTGCCTTCTAGCACACCTTGCGTTCAGAGTGGCTTGCTCTACGCAGATGAGGAAATTCCTGGCTTTTTCTTTGTGGATAAGAAGAAAAAGAGATTTCACTCCTTTTATTCAACGACAAGTGCAAAAGAGATTTCAGGCGCATTCAAGAACGTCGGCATCCTTAAAGGGGGGTCTGCCTACTCCGTTATTTTTAGCGGAGATGCGCATAAAACACTCTTTGTTCTCGGACATGGAAATACACCCACTAAAATGAGTGCTAGGGATGCTGTCTTTTACAGTTTCATCAACCCCCTCATTCTTCTTCGTATGTTGTTTCGCATAAGCACACAGTGGTTGCTTGAAATCGTTGAATTCACCTACTATGGCGGGTTAAGAGTATTTTCCAAGCAATATTACACACCGTTTAGACCTGATTATTGGTTTAGACGACTTTTCTTTAATGCCTTTGCAAACACCGTTTCTGCTACCGCAGTTCGACGAGATATTAAAAGAGGTGTTCCGCGCATCTATATTAATTTCAACAATTTTGATGATATGTCTCACATAAGAGGGCCCTCAACAAAGGCTGCGTACAGAACGCTCAAGACCATTGATGCTCAGATAAAAAGGATCATCAAACAAGTGCTTGAACAAGGTCAGGAGTACGATGTATACATTTATTCAGATCATGGCATGATGGATAGCGTTGCGTTTACCTATAAGTATGGTCTGAGTCTCACGGAGTTTCTTGAAACACTCTTAGATGCACGAGGAGTTGAAGTCTCCAAGTACTCTGAAAAGCAAATAAGCATTCGAAGAGCTGTTTGGGCATTTCTCTCAGGAGGTGCAAAAGCACTACTTTCCCCGGTTTGGGGTGTGATTAAGCCCTTTTGGATCTACTTTAGACCTGATGCTCCCACTCGCAAGATTCGCGGAAAAGACTTTGTGATAGCTGAATCAAGCAATGTGGCACAAGTTTATTTTCTTAAAGATTCACGTAGACTAGAACGTAGTGATTTCAAGAAAATAAACGAGAAGCTCATTCAAAATATTCTTAGCCACCCCGGTATTGGCATTATCCTCGTCAAAGACAAAAAAACATACAAGGCATATTCCAAGGAAGGAACAACAACTCTCCCACGAAATGCATCTTGGATGAAACGCTTTAACACAACAGGACAAGATCTTCTCAATTTCGCAAAACGAAAACTAGCAGGAGATCTCATTATTTTCGGCAACATTATAGATGGTAAATGCATCGCATTTGAGGACCAGGCAGGAGTTCATGGCGGAGTTGGAGCTGATCAGCAAAGACCTTTTATTATTTCTCCCCGCCCCCTTCCTCCAATTAGACGGTCAAGCGATCTCTACGCTGTTTTTTCACCCTATCTTCCTAAAAAGGAATACGTTCTCACACCAAAGTATAAAAAGGCCTGA
- a CDS encoding tRNA uridine(34) 5-carboxymethylaminomethyl modification radical SAM/GNAT enzyme Elp3 — MNIPQSYLDDLCAFIERKHPSKEDIAKEKVRLCKEHNLKRIPTDIQILLHLPFEKAKQLRSFLQTKPIRTASGVVPIALMTRPERCPHGVCTYCPGGPGSVFGDVPQSYTGKEPSTMRSIRGNYDPYLIVINRIEQFIVLGHEFDKCDVIIQGGTFCALDKAYQEEFVTLIFKAMNDFSKLFFEGDSFDYAYFKDFFEVFGELGDENRKQRIHNRLRALKHINCEQYSREELKKIVAQELQGEESPLSLEREHQRNEHAKIKCIGLTIETKPDWGLLVHGLEMLKLGCTRIELGVQTVYDEVLRKTNRGHTLEDTKKSIQILKDLAFKLNFHMMLGLPGVTREKDIASLKEIFENPSYRPDMLKIYPCLVMPGTALYAQYKNGIFTPLTTDEAADIIVESFKFIPEYCRVMRVNRDIPTYRTEAGVDRTNLRQYVDELAKKRGITSRDIRAREITNYKGSVGTPEIKVLEYEASGGVDFFISAEYDDYLLGFVRMRFPSQELTKEITPCSALIRELHVYGPAVGVGKQERDKVQHKGIGKLLMKKAEDIARKRGKKKMLVISGVGVRGYYKQKLGYVQDGPYVSKAL; from the coding sequence ATGAACATTCCTCAAAGCTATCTAGATGATCTTTGCGCATTCATTGAACGCAAACATCCATCTAAAGAAGATATTGCAAAAGAAAAAGTAAGGCTGTGCAAAGAGCACAACCTAAAACGCATTCCCACAGATATTCAAATACTTCTCCACCTACCTTTTGAAAAAGCAAAACAACTCCGCTCGTTCTTACAAACAAAACCTATACGCACAGCCTCTGGTGTTGTACCGATAGCACTTATGACAAGACCTGAGCGTTGCCCACACGGGGTGTGTACGTATTGCCCAGGAGGGCCTGGTTCTGTGTTCGGGGACGTTCCTCAATCATATACGGGAAAGGAACCTTCAACCATGCGATCTATTCGTGGAAATTACGACCCTTACCTAATTGTCATAAATCGCATAGAGCAGTTCATCGTACTCGGACATGAATTTGATAAATGCGATGTAATCATACAGGGAGGAACATTTTGCGCTCTTGACAAAGCATATCAAGAAGAGTTTGTCACCCTTATTTTCAAAGCAATGAACGATTTTAGCAAGCTGTTTTTTGAAGGGGATAGTTTTGACTATGCCTATTTCAAAGATTTTTTTGAAGTGTTCGGAGAACTCGGAGATGAAAATAGGAAACAGAGAATTCATAATCGTTTGCGCGCACTTAAACACATAAACTGTGAGCAGTATTCTCGAGAAGAACTCAAAAAAATAGTTGCACAAGAACTACAAGGTGAAGAAAGTCCCTTGAGTCTAGAACGAGAACATCAACGCAACGAACACGCTAAAATTAAATGTATTGGCCTTACTATTGAAACAAAACCGGATTGGGGGCTTCTTGTTCACGGTCTTGAAATGCTAAAACTTGGATGCACAAGAATAGAATTAGGTGTTCAGACAGTATATGATGAGGTTCTTAGAAAAACAAACCGTGGTCACACACTAGAAGATACTAAAAAATCAATTCAAATCCTCAAAGACCTTGCGTTTAAACTTAACTTCCACATGATGCTGGGTCTTCCAGGAGTAACACGAGAAAAAGATATTGCATCACTAAAAGAAATTTTTGAAAATCCTTCTTATCGGCCAGATATGCTCAAAATATATCCCTGCCTCGTCATGCCAGGAACAGCACTCTACGCACAATACAAGAACGGTATTTTCACACCTCTTACCACTGATGAGGCAGCAGATATCATCGTTGAGTCCTTCAAATTCATTCCAGAATACTGCCGAGTTATGAGAGTCAACAGAGATATTCCTACCTATCGCACAGAAGCAGGTGTGGATAGGACGAACTTACGACAATACGTTGACGAACTTGCAAAAAAAAGAGGAATTACCTCAAGAGATATTCGCGCACGAGAAATCACAAACTATAAAGGAAGTGTCGGAACTCCCGAAATCAAAGTTCTTGAATATGAAGCAAGCGGAGGAGTAGACTTTTTTATCTCAGCAGAGTATGATGACTACTTACTTGGATTTGTACGTATGCGCTTTCCCTCACAAGAACTCACAAAGGAAATAACTCCTTGCTCAGCACTTATTCGAGAACTTCACGTCTATGGTCCTGCGGTTGGAGTGGGAAAACAAGAGAGGGACAAAGTGCAACACAAGGGAATAGGTAAACTGCTCATGAAAAAAGCAGAAGACATTGCAAGAAAAAGAGGAAAGAAGAAGATGTTGGTGATTTCTGGCGTAGGTGTGCGAGGATATTACAAGCAAAAACTAGGATACGTGCAAGATGGACCCTACGTATCAAAAGCGCTTTAA